From a single Couchioplanes caeruleus genomic region:
- a CDS encoding SDR family oxidoreductase: protein MTARFPRVVVTGAGGGIGAALARRFAADGARVVVNDLDAAAAQAVAADIGGLAVPGDVANEADVRRLVDTAWDELGGCDLFCANAGILTAGSADAPDADWEKAWQVNVMSHVYVARALLPRWLDSETGHGGRLLFTVSAAGLLTLLGSAPYSVTKHAALGFAEWLRATYAHRGVTVQALCPQGVNTAMMVDGGRSASKALLAAGAIEPEDVAETVVEGLAGDSFLILPHPEVAEFYQRRATDPDRWLGGMNKIQRGFDAAAMP from the coding sequence GTGACGGCCCGGTTCCCGCGGGTCGTCGTCACCGGGGCGGGCGGGGGCATCGGCGCGGCGCTGGCCCGCCGCTTCGCCGCCGACGGCGCCCGGGTCGTCGTGAACGACCTCGACGCGGCGGCCGCGCAGGCCGTGGCCGCCGACATCGGTGGCCTGGCCGTCCCGGGCGACGTCGCGAACGAGGCGGACGTGCGCCGCCTCGTCGACACGGCGTGGGACGAGCTGGGCGGCTGCGACCTCTTCTGCGCCAACGCCGGCATCCTCACCGCGGGCTCGGCCGACGCTCCCGACGCCGACTGGGAGAAGGCGTGGCAGGTCAACGTCATGTCCCATGTGTACGTGGCCCGCGCCCTGCTCCCCCGCTGGCTCGACAGCGAAACCGGCCACGGCGGCCGGCTGCTGTTCACCGTGTCCGCCGCAGGGCTGCTCACGCTGCTCGGCTCGGCGCCGTACTCGGTCACCAAGCACGCCGCGCTGGGCTTCGCCGAATGGCTGCGCGCCACGTACGCCCACCGCGGCGTCACCGTGCAGGCGCTGTGCCCGCAGGGCGTCAACACGGCGATGATGGTCGACGGCGGGCGGAGCGCCAGCAAGGCGCTCCTCGCGGCGGGCGCGATCGAGCCGGAGGACGTCGCCGAGACGGTGGTGGAGGGTCTCGCGGGCGACAGCTTCCTGATCCTGCCGCACCCCGAGGTGGCCGAGTTCTACCAGCGCCGGGCCACCGACCCCGACCGCTGGCTGGGCGGCATGAACAAGATCCAGCGCGGCTTCGACGCGGCGGCGATGCCGTGA
- a CDS encoding TetR/AcrR family transcriptional regulator, translating into MPAASPRPPQRIDGRTARSERTRSAIVEAHVALIREGDLRPTADRIAKQAGVSLRALWSHFADMEALFAASGQLILEQRDETYDPVPTDLPLDRRIEAYCHQRARMLEQIAPIAKASSLKEPFSPALQSYRRVHIQRVRDELCTLFAREIGDDEALLNALTAAGMWPTWGTLRDAMGLDVDAARQVLTRTVTALLTLR; encoded by the coding sequence ATGCCGGCCGCCTCACCCCGCCCGCCCCAGCGCATCGACGGCCGCACGGCCCGCTCGGAGCGCACCCGCAGCGCGATCGTCGAGGCGCACGTCGCCCTCATCCGCGAGGGCGACCTGCGTCCCACCGCGGACCGCATCGCCAAGCAGGCCGGCGTCAGCCTGCGCGCGCTGTGGAGCCACTTCGCGGACATGGAGGCGCTGTTCGCCGCCAGCGGCCAGCTCATCCTCGAGCAGCGCGACGAGACGTACGACCCGGTCCCGACCGACCTGCCCCTCGACCGGCGCATCGAGGCGTACTGCCACCAGCGCGCCCGCATGCTGGAGCAGATCGCCCCGATCGCCAAGGCGTCGTCGCTCAAGGAGCCGTTCTCCCCCGCCCTGCAGAGCTACCGCCGCGTGCACATCCAGCGGGTCCGGGACGAGCTGTGCACGCTCTTCGCCCGCGAGATCGGCGACGACGAGGCACTGCTGAACGCGCTGACGGCGGCCGGCATGTGGCCCACCTGGGGCACCCTGCGCGACGCGATGGGCCTCGACGTGGACGCGGCCCGGCAGGTCCTCACGCGCACGGTCACGGCCCTGCTCACCCTGCGGTGA
- a CDS encoding phosphotransferase family protein, with protein MSGPRGLDLEKLQAYLGLPPLSATMFAGGRSNLTYAVTDGTHRWVLRRPPLGHVLPTAHDMSREHKVLAALSQAGFPAPAPVRLCTDPDVIGAPFYLMEHVDGTIYRDVAVLDAMGPEAMRRLTLSLVDTLADLHALDPAAIGLGDFGRPEGFNERQVRRWKKQLDASRSRDVPGIEELHARLAADIPAGGPGSVVHGDYRLDNVLIGEQLQVNAVLDWEMSTLGDPLSDVALMLVYAGRPLLLPDRTPLSVPGHPSLAEIGEHYAKRSGRDVSDLHWYVAFAAFKLAVILEGVHYRYVQGQTVGEGFDTVGAMVAPLVAQGHESLEDN; from the coding sequence GTGAGCGGGCCGCGCGGACTCGACCTGGAGAAGCTGCAGGCGTACCTGGGCTTGCCGCCGCTGAGCGCCACGATGTTCGCCGGCGGGCGCTCCAACCTCACGTACGCGGTCACCGACGGCACCCACCGCTGGGTGCTGCGCCGGCCGCCGCTCGGGCACGTGCTGCCCACCGCGCACGACATGTCCCGCGAGCACAAGGTGCTGGCGGCGCTGTCGCAGGCCGGGTTCCCCGCGCCGGCGCCCGTACGCCTGTGCACCGACCCGGACGTCATCGGCGCCCCGTTCTACCTGATGGAGCACGTCGACGGGACGATCTACCGCGACGTCGCCGTGCTGGACGCCATGGGTCCGGAAGCCATGCGGCGGCTCACGCTGTCGCTGGTGGACACCCTCGCCGACCTGCACGCGCTGGACCCGGCGGCGATCGGGCTGGGCGACTTCGGCCGGCCCGAGGGCTTCAACGAGCGGCAGGTACGCCGCTGGAAGAAGCAGCTCGACGCCTCCCGCAGCCGGGACGTGCCGGGCATCGAGGAGCTGCACGCGCGCCTCGCCGCGGACATCCCGGCGGGCGGGCCGGGCTCGGTCGTGCACGGCGACTACCGCCTCGACAACGTCCTGATCGGCGAGCAGCTGCAGGTCAACGCCGTGCTGGACTGGGAGATGTCGACGCTCGGCGACCCGCTCAGCGACGTCGCCCTGATGCTCGTCTACGCCGGGCGCCCGCTGCTGCTGCCCGACCGCACGCCGCTGTCCGTGCCCGGGCACCCGAGCCTGGCGGAGATCGGCGAGCACTACGCCAAGCGGTCCGGCCGCGACGTCTCCGACCTGCACTGGTACGTGGCATTCGCCGCGTTCAAGCTGGCCGTGATCCTCGAGGGCGTGCACTACCGCTACGTGCAGGGCCAGACGGTCGGCGAGGGCTTCGACACCGTCGGCGCGATGGTGGCACCGCTCGTCGCGCAGGGACACGAGTCGCTGGAGGACAACTGA
- the egtC gene encoding ergothioneine biosynthesis protein EgtC, whose amino-acid sequence MCRHLAYLGSPRPLSAVLFEPPHALVRQAWAPRDMRGGGTINADGFGVAWYPPGRAEPVRYRSAAPLWSDAALPALASATVAGAVLAAVRSATVGMPVTETAAAPFAEGPWLFSHNGVVRGWPESVTKVAGRLPVQDLITLDAPTDAALLWALVRDRLRAGTPAAEAVTEVLAEVDLAAPGSRLNLLLTDGRQIVATTAGHALSVRAAPAAVLVSSEPLDDDPAWQAVPERHLLVATPSTLTITPLGRA is encoded by the coding sequence ATGTGCCGCCACCTGGCCTATCTCGGCAGCCCGCGGCCGCTGTCCGCGGTGTTGTTCGAGCCGCCGCATGCGCTCGTGCGGCAGGCGTGGGCGCCGCGGGACATGCGCGGCGGTGGCACGATCAACGCCGACGGCTTCGGCGTGGCCTGGTACCCGCCGGGGCGCGCCGAGCCGGTCCGTTACCGCAGCGCCGCCCCCCTGTGGTCCGACGCCGCCCTTCCGGCGCTGGCGTCCGCCACGGTCGCCGGCGCCGTACTGGCCGCCGTACGGTCCGCCACCGTCGGCATGCCGGTCACCGAGACGGCCGCCGCGCCCTTCGCGGAGGGACCCTGGCTGTTCAGCCACAACGGGGTCGTCCGCGGCTGGCCGGAATCGGTGACCAAGGTCGCCGGCCGGCTGCCGGTCCAGGACCTGATCACGCTCGACGCCCCGACCGACGCCGCGCTGCTCTGGGCGCTGGTCCGGGACCGGCTGCGAGCCGGTACACCGGCGGCCGAGGCGGTCACCGAGGTGCTCGCCGAGGTCGACCTCGCGGCACCCGGTTCCCGCCTCAACCTCCTGCTGACCGACGGGCGGCAGATCGTCGCCACCACGGCCGGCCACGCGCTGTCCGTGCGGGCGGCACCGGCCGCCGTGCTCGTCAGCTCCGAACCCCTCGACGACGACCCGGCCTGGCAGGCCGTACCGGAGCGCCACCTGCTGGTGGCGACCCCGTCCACCCTGACCATCACCCCGCTAGGGAGAGCCTGA
- a CDS encoding acyl-CoA dehydrogenase family protein, whose protein sequence is MDFAYDEKTEDYRKRLLAFMDEYVYPAEDGFHGSYRGDWSPPPALAPLRERAKAAGLWNLFLPGEHGAGLTNLQYAPLAELTGRSPSIAPAALNCAAPDTGNMEVLAEFGSPEQRERWLRPLLDGTIRSAFAMTEPQVASSDATNIGTRIERDGDEYVITGRKFYISGAMNPDCRIFIVMGKTDPEAARHVQQSMILVPRDTPGLTVKRGMTVFGYDDGDHGGHAEMIFDGVRVPVSNLIGEEGSGFAISQARLGPGRIHHCMRLIGMAERALELMCTRALARTAFGKPLAEQGVVQEWIAESRVRIEQARLLVLKAAWLMDTVGNKGAHTEIQAIKIVVPATAEWILDKAIQAHGAAGVGQDTPLARLWAAARTLRLADGPDEVHKRSLARRELKRYRSA, encoded by the coding sequence ATGGACTTCGCGTACGACGAGAAGACCGAGGACTACCGCAAGCGGCTGCTCGCCTTCATGGACGAGTACGTCTACCCCGCGGAGGACGGCTTCCACGGGTCGTACCGCGGTGACTGGTCGCCGCCGCCCGCGCTGGCCCCGCTGCGGGAGCGGGCCAAGGCCGCCGGCCTGTGGAACCTGTTCCTGCCGGGCGAGCACGGCGCCGGCCTGACCAACCTGCAGTACGCGCCGCTGGCCGAGCTGACCGGCCGGAGCCCGTCGATCGCCCCGGCGGCGCTGAACTGCGCGGCCCCGGACACCGGCAACATGGAGGTCCTCGCCGAGTTCGGCAGCCCCGAGCAGCGGGAGCGCTGGCTGCGTCCGCTGCTGGACGGGACGATCCGCTCGGCGTTCGCGATGACCGAGCCGCAGGTCGCTTCCTCGGACGCGACGAACATCGGCACCCGCATCGAGCGCGACGGCGACGAGTACGTCATCACCGGCCGCAAGTTCTACATCTCCGGCGCGATGAACCCGGACTGCCGGATCTTCATCGTGATGGGCAAGACCGACCCCGAGGCCGCCCGGCACGTGCAGCAGAGCATGATCCTCGTGCCCCGGGACACCCCGGGCCTGACGGTCAAGCGGGGCATGACGGTGTTCGGCTACGACGACGGCGACCACGGCGGCCACGCGGAGATGATCTTCGACGGGGTGCGCGTACCGGTGAGCAACCTGATCGGCGAGGAGGGCTCCGGCTTCGCGATCTCGCAGGCGCGGCTGGGACCCGGCCGCATCCACCACTGCATGCGGCTCATCGGCATGGCTGAACGGGCGCTGGAGCTGATGTGCACGCGGGCGCTGGCCCGTACGGCGTTCGGCAAGCCCCTCGCCGAGCAGGGCGTGGTGCAGGAGTGGATCGCGGAGTCCCGGGTCCGCATCGAGCAGGCGCGCCTGCTGGTGCTGAAGGCGGCCTGGCTGATGGACACCGTCGGCAACAAGGGCGCGCACACCGAGATCCAGGCCATCAAGATCGTCGTACCGGCCACCGCCGAGTGGATCCTCGACAAGGCCATCCAGGCCCACGGCGCGGCCGGCGTCGGCCAGGACACCCCGCTGGCCCGGCTGTGGGCGGCGGCCCGTACCCTGCGGCTGGCGGACGGCCCGGACGAGGTCCACAAGCGATCGCTGGCCCGCCGGGAGCTCAAGCGCTACCGGAGCGCCTGA
- the egtD gene encoding L-histidine N(alpha)-methyltransferase — translation MLDVHLDEQDIARHLRADVATGLTAPAKWLPPKWFYDARGSELFEEITRLPEYYPTRTERAILAGHAADVAALTDAKTLVELGSGSSEKTRLLLDALLRHGTLGAFAPLDVSEAALREAVAGLTADYPDLAVRGVVGDMTRHLQHIPDGDNRVVAFLGGTIGNLVPAERATFLRDLRAVLGEGEWLLLGTDLVKDPAIVVPAYDDAAGVTADFNRNVLRVINSRLGADFDVDAYDHVALWDARNEWIEMRLRARTAQRVTIPELGLTVDYAEGEEMRTEISAKFRREGLAAELAAAGFALREWWTDPQGWFAVSLAQAVTAG, via the coding sequence ATGTTGGACGTGCACCTCGACGAACAGGACATCGCCCGGCACCTGCGCGCGGACGTGGCCACCGGCCTGACCGCGCCGGCCAAGTGGCTGCCGCCGAAGTGGTTCTACGACGCCCGCGGCAGCGAGCTGTTCGAGGAGATCACCCGGCTGCCCGAGTACTACCCGACCCGTACCGAGCGGGCGATCCTGGCCGGCCACGCCGCCGACGTCGCCGCGCTCACCGACGCCAAGACGCTGGTCGAGCTCGGCTCCGGCTCGTCGGAGAAGACCCGCCTGCTGCTCGACGCGCTGCTGCGCCACGGCACGCTCGGCGCGTTCGCACCGCTCGACGTGTCCGAGGCGGCGCTGCGCGAGGCGGTCGCCGGGCTCACCGCCGACTACCCGGACCTGGCCGTACGCGGCGTCGTCGGGGACATGACCCGCCACCTCCAGCACATCCCGGACGGCGACAACCGGGTGGTGGCCTTCCTCGGCGGCACGATCGGCAACCTCGTACCGGCGGAACGGGCGACGTTCCTGCGGGACCTGCGTGCGGTGCTCGGCGAGGGTGAATGGCTGCTGCTCGGCACCGACCTCGTCAAGGACCCGGCGATCGTGGTGCCCGCGTACGACGACGCGGCGGGTGTGACGGCCGACTTCAACCGCAACGTGCTGCGCGTGATCAACTCGCGGCTGGGCGCGGACTTCGACGTGGACGCGTACGACCACGTGGCCCTCTGGGACGCGCGCAACGAGTGGATCGAGATGCGGCTGCGCGCCCGTACGGCCCAGCGGGTCACGATCCCGGAGCTCGGGCTCACCGTCGACTACGCCGAGGGCGAGGAGATGCGTACGGAGATCTCCGCGAAGTTCCGCCGCGAAGGGCTGGCGGCGGAACTGGCGGCGGCCGGCTTCGCACTGCGCGAGTGGTGGACGGACCCGCAGGGCTGGTTCGCCGTCTCCCTCGCCCAGGCTGTCACCGCAGGGTGA